The following coding sequences are from one Enterococcus sp. 4G2_DIV0659 window:
- the trpS gene encoding tryptophan--tRNA ligase yields METIFSGIQPSGIPTIGNYIGAMKQFIELQNHYNCYFCIVDEHAITVPQDPAKLRKQTRGLAALYLAVGLDPKKATIFIQSEVSAHAEAAWIIQCNTTIGELERMTQFKDKSQKNGRTGVSAGLLTYPPLMVGDIILYNANLVPVGDDQKQHLELTRDFVERFNKRYAQKNQEILVLPEVKIAEQGGRVMSLQDPTSKMSKSDSNAKGFISMLDEPNVIRKKIKSAVTDSTGIIEYDPVNKPGISNLLSIFSASTGRSIDDLVAAYDGKGYGDFKSDLAEAVVDLLTPIQERYYELLESSELDDILDTGAEQARLVANKTLQRMKNAIGLGRKPRR; encoded by the coding sequence ATGGAAACTATTTTTTCTGGTATACAGCCAAGCGGAATACCAACTATTGGTAATTATATTGGTGCAATGAAACAATTTATCGAGCTTCAAAATCACTACAATTGTTATTTTTGCATCGTGGACGAACATGCAATCACTGTCCCACAAGATCCAGCAAAACTTAGGAAACAGACGCGCGGTTTAGCTGCGCTGTATCTAGCTGTCGGTCTTGATCCTAAAAAAGCGACAATTTTCATTCAATCTGAAGTCTCTGCTCATGCTGAAGCTGCTTGGATTATCCAATGTAATACAACGATTGGTGAATTAGAGCGAATGACTCAATTCAAAGATAAATCACAAAAAAATGGACGCACAGGTGTTAGTGCTGGTCTTTTGACTTATCCGCCATTGATGGTCGGAGACATTATCTTATATAATGCGAATCTTGTTCCTGTTGGCGATGATCAAAAACAACATTTAGAATTGACACGTGACTTTGTTGAGCGCTTTAATAAACGTTATGCACAAAAAAATCAAGAAATTCTAGTCCTGCCTGAAGTTAAAATCGCTGAACAAGGCGGACGTGTGATGAGTTTGCAAGATCCAACAAGCAAAATGAGCAAATCAGATTCTAACGCTAAAGGGTTTATCTCTATGTTAGACGAACCAAATGTGATTCGCAAAAAAATTAAATCAGCTGTCACTGACTCAACAGGAATTATTGAATACGATCCAGTGAATAAACCTGGTATTTCTAATTTACTAAGTATCTTTTCAGCCTCTACAGGTCGTTCAATTGACGATCTAGTCGCTGCATACGATGGTAAAGGGTATGGTGATTTTAAATCTGATTTAGCCGAAGCTGTCGTAGATTTACTGACTCCTATTCAAGAACGTTACTATGAATTACTAGAATCTAGTGAATTAGATGATATTCTTGATACAGGTGCTGAACAAGCACGCTTAGTCGCTAATAAAACCTTACAACGTATGAAAAATGCGATTGGATTAGGAAGAAAACCTCGTAGATAG
- the spxA gene encoding transcriptional regulator SpxA — MLTLYTSPSCTSCRKARAWLQEHEIPFKERNIFSEPLNISELKAILRMTEDGTEEIISTRSKVFQKLNMDLDELPLQDLLELVKENPGLLRRPIMIDEKRLQVGFNEDEIRRFLPRGVRQLELRQAQLMAGL; from the coding sequence ATGTTGACACTTTATACTTCCCCAAGTTGTACGTCTTGCCGTAAGGCTCGTGCGTGGTTACAAGAACACGAGATTCCATTCAAAGAAAGAAATATTTTTTCAGAACCATTGAATATTTCAGAATTGAAAGCAATTTTGCGAATGACAGAAGATGGAACAGAAGAGATTATCTCAACGCGTTCTAAAGTTTTCCAAAAACTGAATATGGATTTGGATGAGCTTCCGTTGCAAGACTTGCTAGAGTTAGTTAAAGAGAATCCTGGATTGTTGCGTCGACCAATAATGATTGATGAAAAAAGATTACAGGTTGGTTTTAATGAAGATGAAATTCGACGTTTCTTGCCAAGAGGAGTTAGGCAGTTAGAATTACGTCAAGCGCAATTGATGGCAGGTTTATAA
- a CDS encoding adaptor protein MecA, whose amino-acid sequence MEMEHINENTIRVLIGNEDLADRGITFLDLLGNHKEVENFFYSILEEVDVEDEFQGSEAVTFQVLPKSDGLELFISKNASIDEVSNFEGFNDLNSEEVSNIIRKQIEEDFADETQEFSDNTVKNLVFELNDFDTMVQLANQVFLQSVIANLYIFKGTYYLQVVFLLDELGKNGIENELAQLLEFANLSAVTPELLNEYGTCIMERNALELTRYYFE is encoded by the coding sequence ATGGAAATGGAACATATCAATGAAAATACCATACGTGTGTTGATTGGCAATGAAGATCTAGCGGATAGAGGAATTACTTTTTTAGATTTACTTGGTAATCACAAAGAAGTAGAAAATTTTTTCTACAGTATTTTAGAAGAAGTTGATGTGGAAGATGAATTTCAAGGTAGTGAAGCTGTTACCTTTCAAGTTCTGCCGAAAAGTGATGGATTAGAACTGTTTATTAGTAAGAATGCATCAATTGATGAAGTATCTAATTTTGAAGGGTTTAATGATTTAAATTCAGAAGAAGTTTCTAATATAATTCGTAAACAAATAGAAGAAGACTTTGCTGATGAAACGCAGGAATTCTCTGATAATACAGTAAAAAATCTAGTTTTTGAACTTAACGACTTTGACACAATGGTCCAATTGGCAAATCAAGTGTTTTTACAATCTGTTATAGCAAATTTGTATATATTTAAAGGAACCTATTATTTACAGGTTGTATTCTTATTAGATGAACTTGGCAAAAATGGCATTGAAAATGAATTAGCCCAATTGTTAGAATTTGCTAATTTATCTGCTGTTACTCCTGAATTGCTGAATGAATACGGCACATGCATTATG
- a CDS encoding ABC transporter ATP-binding protein, with the protein MLKRFFSYYHPYKRLFILDFGCAVIAGLLELSFPVVVNQVIDKIMPKGNFRLIALACIGLLLFYILNTFLQYIVVFFGHKLGVNIETDMRRELYGHLQTQPFEYYDNQKTGKLMSRLTTDLFEISEVAHHGPEDVFITIMTLVGSFYLMLRIHVQLALATFILLPFITVALVFFNKKMTKVNTKIYDNLGDFNAGVEASVSGIRVTQSFANEPFERQRFEGLNQAYRQSKITFYKVMGISASYNYFLIRLISLFTLIFGAYYTIKGEITDGQFVGFILLSNVFVRPIEKVNNMIESYPKGIAGFKRFTEEIDKKPTIQDRANAVAVDYLHGDIVYNDVSFSYADSTKVLNHIDLKIVPGETVAFVGQSGSGKTTLCNLLPRFYEVTEGKITIDGINIQDMTLASLRNQIGIVQQDVFLFPGTIRENIAYGKLEATEEEIQKAVQLAHLEKVVDQMSDGLDTLIGERGVKLSGGQKQRVAIARMFLKNPPILILDEATSALDTETEQVIQESLNSLSKGRTTLIIAHRLATIKHATRIIVVSDKGILEEGTHEELLARGGHYRRLHDAQFRQ; encoded by the coding sequence ATGTTAAAACGTTTTTTTAGTTATTATCATCCATATAAGCGTTTATTTATTTTAGATTTTGGCTGTGCAGTTATAGCAGGTTTACTAGAATTATCATTTCCCGTAGTCGTTAATCAAGTAATCGATAAAATTATGCCAAAAGGCAATTTTCGCCTGATAGCCTTAGCTTGTATTGGTCTGCTTTTATTTTATATACTTAATACTTTTTTGCAATATATCGTTGTATTTTTCGGTCATAAATTAGGTGTAAATATTGAAACAGATATGCGACGTGAACTGTATGGGCATTTACAAACACAGCCGTTTGAATATTATGATAACCAAAAAACAGGGAAATTGATGAGTCGTTTGACAACCGATTTATTTGAGATATCAGAAGTGGCTCATCATGGACCAGAAGATGTTTTCATTACTATAATGACGTTAGTCGGCTCATTTTATTTGATGCTTAGAATTCATGTTCAACTAGCATTGGCAACATTTATACTTTTACCATTTATTACTGTAGCCTTAGTTTTTTTCAATAAAAAGATGACAAAAGTGAATACTAAAATTTATGATAATCTTGGCGATTTTAATGCAGGAGTTGAAGCTTCTGTAAGTGGGATTCGTGTGACACAATCATTTGCCAATGAACCGTTTGAACGGCAACGTTTTGAAGGCTTGAATCAAGCGTATCGCCAATCAAAAATTACTTTTTATAAAGTAATGGGAATCAGCGCATCCTATAATTATTTTTTGATTCGCTTAATTAGCTTGTTTACATTGATTTTTGGTGCGTATTATACGATTAAAGGTGAAATCACAGATGGTCAATTTGTTGGTTTTATTTTATTGTCGAATGTTTTTGTCCGCCCTATCGAAAAAGTGAACAATATGATTGAAAGTTATCCGAAAGGAATTGCTGGATTTAAGAGATTTACCGAGGAAATTGACAAAAAACCAACGATACAAGATAGAGCGAATGCTGTAGCTGTCGATTATTTACATGGTGATATTGTATACAATGACGTGTCATTTTCTTATGCTGATTCAACAAAAGTCTTAAACCATATTGATTTAAAAATCGTTCCAGGTGAGACTGTGGCTTTTGTCGGGCAAAGTGGTTCAGGAAAAACAACATTGTGTAATTTATTGCCGCGATTTTATGAAGTGACAGAAGGAAAGATTACGATTGATGGTATCAATATTCAAGATATGACACTGGCTTCTTTGAGAAATCAGATTGGTATCGTTCAGCAAGATGTATTTTTATTTCCAGGGACAATTCGTGAAAACATTGCTTATGGAAAATTAGAGGCAACAGAAGAAGAAATTCAAAAAGCGGTTCAACTAGCTCATTTAGAAAAAGTTGTTGACCAAATGTCTGATGGCTTAGATACACTTATTGGAGAACGAGGCGTGAAACTTTCTGGTGGTCAAAAACAAAGAGTGGCTATTGCTCGAATGTTTCTAAAAAATCCGCCGATTTTGATTTTAGACGAAGCGACATCTGCCTTGGATACAGAAACAGAACAAGTGATTCAAGAATCTTTAAATTCTTTATCGAAAGGGAGAACGACTTTGATTATTGCTCATCGCTTGGCAACAATCAAGCATGCAACTCGGATCATTGTTGTCAGTGATAAAGGAATTTTGGAAGAAGGAACGCATGAAGAATTGCTTGCAAGAGGTGGACATTATCGCCGATTGCATGACGCACAGTTTAGACAATAA